Part of the Hemiscyllium ocellatum isolate sHemOce1 chromosome 9, sHemOce1.pat.X.cur, whole genome shotgun sequence genome, cataaatgcaccaccctctgtgggggaaaaaaattgccctttctgtccctattaaatctttcctctcagtCACACTTAGTTTAATTGTTTAGTGAATTTCTTTTACAGGTGAACAATTGTAAGTGATACCTAACATTGAAGCTGATATTTTAAATTCATTCCACCAAAGTTGGGAATCCTAATGATGACTCTCAACATGAATctggcataggattgagggtaattttgcagtttggatcagaaattggctagctgtaagaagacagagggtgatagtggatggcaaatattcatcctggaggtcagttactagtggtgtactgcaatgatctgttttgggatcactgctgtttgtcatggatgagggcttagaaggatgggttagtaaatttgtggataatgctaaagttggtggaattgtgggcAATGcagaggatgttgcaggttacagagggacataaataagctgcagagctagactaagaggtggcaaatagagtttaatgtggaagagtgtgaggtgattcactttggaatgagTAATAgtaatacagagtactgggcttatggtaagattcttggtagtgtggatgagtagagagatctcggtgtccatgtgcattgaTCCCAGGTTGTTAGGAAGGCTATgttatgttagcttttattggtagagggattgagtttcagagccatgaggtcatgttgcagctctacaaaaccctaaTGTGGCTGCTgtttgagtattgtgtacagttttggtcactgcattataggaaggatgtggaaacattggaaagggttcagaggaaatttaccaggatgttgactggcatggaggaaaggctgagggatgtgaGGCTGtgtttgttagagagaagaaagttaagtggtgacttaatagagatatgcaagatgatcagaggattaaatagggtggacagtgagagcctttttccttggatggtgatagctagctcaaggggacatagctttaaattgaggggtgatagatataggacagaggtcagaggtagtttctgtACTTGTaaagtagtaagggcatggaataccctgcctgaaacagtagtgaactcaccaacattaagggcatttaaatggtcgttcaataaacaaatggatgatgatggaataggtgggctttagattggtttcacaggttggtgcaacatcgagtgccaaagggcctatactgtgctgtaatgttctatgttctatgaacctgAATTTCAAATGATGTCAAACAAACTTTCCCTTTCTGACTGTTTCTGGTATTTGCAAGATTCCCCGAGatgttaggtgaagggctaaatgtaggggaactgttctgggtgggttgctgttcggagggtcggtgtggacttgttgggccaaagggcctgtttccacactgtaagtaatctaatctaatctaatcagaccaAAGATCAATCAGTTTGACCGCAGCAGAATTTTTTCCACACCAACTTTTGGATTTAGATACCAATCAGCCATTTTCTAACTAAGTGGTGGTACAGCCTCAAGAGGCTGTATGGTCATTCTGTCCCTACATTCCCTTTTGTAAAGGAAGTTAGATAGGTAACGCGATTTCAGGGGGGGTAGATTAGCATACTCTCTTGAGACTAACTGCATTTGGGGGGTGAATAAAGGTAGCCATCGTATTTATATTGTAAGAAAATGTCCCAAGATGATTAGTTGAAAAAAAAGTATCAACATTGTTTTTCATGAAAAATGCAAATTATCCAATGTCAGTTAACTTCAATGATACCACATTTATAGTGTGATAAAGTTTAATTCACCGCTGTCTATCCCATCAATGGGAGCCTGCCTCTCTAAAATTAATATGGATTTCCGGTTTGATTTCACAAACAATCCCCAAGAGATCTTGCAGAACCTTCTCACTATTCCGTTCGTGGTTGCTTATGAGCCCATTGATCTTTGCTCTGGTTTGTTCATCCACTTTGACTAAAAGGTTACCTTGAGAACCCATGATCTAAGATAAAACAGAGACATGTTTATTGTAAACAGAAGGGCACGTCACTGGATTTTTCCATTTgaaacattttggaaacagtTCGTGAAATTATGATATTTACAGGATACACATTCaagattccagcttctccctctaaTTTTTTCCTTCGCAAGCTCCTCTACTGAATATACAAGGATAAGGTTCTAAAGTACTGTGGATACTTTACAAAAGATGGCCTGCTTTATGCTTGTGGCTGAATAATAATTGGCAATGTATCATTAGTCAAGTGATGTTCTCTTGGGGTGAGATGAGAGGGGGATCCTGATCCTGTCCTCTTGTGACCACGTATATGTACTTTGACATATGTGCAAATATATAGAGGAAACTTT contains:
- the LOC132818990 gene encoding V-type proton ATPase subunit G 3-like; amino-acid sequence: MTSHSQGIHQLLQAEKRAKEKLEEAKKRKGRRLKQAKDEAQAEIDQYRLQREREFRQKQDSIMGSQGNLLVKVDEQTRAKINGLISNHERNSEKVLQDLLGIVCEIKPEIHINFREAGSH